From Nyctibius grandis isolate bNycGra1 chromosome 27, bNycGra1.pri, whole genome shotgun sequence, one genomic window encodes:
- the LOC137674083 gene encoding bile acid receptor-like, producing the protein MKQCSWEQNMANTFVTLPDGYCLPEPIQYYDVLPEHINYQLQDTDFQTVPYCQYSTVQIPPPVLQSQPSQSQYGTYGLDPQYSDGQCLISSCELSKPPFMAPHIDDGGCQGLKRPRLNHSSLRLKGQEELCVVCGDKASGYHYNALTCEGCKGFFRRSITKNAVYRCKNGGHCEMDMYMRRKCQECRLKKCKAVGMLAECLLTEVQCKSKRLRKNFKQKSSFLRNIKLEDEGLNSKHVSSTTRSGKIPEKMELTPGEHQLLDHIVAAHQKYTIPLEEAKKFLQETASPEESFLHLSETAVVHVQVLVDFTKRLPGFESLASEDQIALLKGSTVEAMFLRSAQIYNQRISECQPSTSESHVRLSDHGTCCHIQNLDKTNIYSLEMSHNEESPTSTTTTGITEEFITALFYFYRSMGELKVTETEYALLVATTVFFSDRPLLRNKRHVEELQEPLLGILYKYSKIHHPEDPQHFARLIGRLTELRTLNHTHAEVLVTWRTKDPRLTSLLCEIWDLH; encoded by the exons ATGAAACAGTGCAGTTGGGAGCAGAATATGGCAAATACATTTGTCACTCTACCTGATGGGTATTGTCTTCCTGAGCCCATACAGTACTATG ATGTTTTACCGGAACACATCAACTATCAACTGCAAGACACCGATTTTCAGACTGTGCCTTACTGCCAATACTCAACAGTTCAAATCCCCCCTCCAGTATTACAGTCACAACCTTCTCAGTCCCAATATGGCACGTATGGCCTGGACCCTCAGTACAGCGACGGGCAGTGTCTCATCAGCAGCTGTGAATTAAGCAAACCCCCTTTCATGGCTCCCCACATTGATGATGGTGGATGCCAAGGACTAAAACGACCAAGATTAAACCACTCTTCTTTGAGACTGAAGGGACAGGAGGAGCTGTGTGTTGTGTGTGGGGACAAGGCCTCAGGCTATCACTACAACGCACTTACCTGTGAAGGCTGTAAAG GCTTCTTTCGACGCAGCATAACTAAAAATGCAGTATATCGATGCAAGAATGGTGGTCATTGTGAAATGGACATGTACATGCGAAGGAAATGTCAGGAATGTCGCTTGAAGAAGTGTAAAGCTGTGGGAATGCTAGCAGAAT GTTTGCTGACTGAAGTACAGTGCAAGTCAAAGCGACTCAGGAAGAATTTCAAACAGAAGAGCAGTTTTCTTCGCAACATAAAACTGGAAGATGAGGGACTGAATAGTAAGCACGTATCATCTACAACAAGATCTGGAAAA atccCAGAGAAAATGGAACTTACTCCAGGGGAACATCAGCTTCTTGACCACATTGTAGCAGCACACCAAAAATACACTATTCCCCTTGAGGAAGCAAAGAAGTTT CTACAAGAAACTGCAAGTCCTGAGGAAagttttctccatctctctgaGACAGCAGTCGTCCATGTACAAGTGTTAGTGGATTTCACAAAAAGACTTCCAG GATTTGAAAGTTTAGCAAGCGAAGATCAGATTGCGCTGCTAAAAGGGTCAACAGTTGAGGCAATGTTTTTGCGTTCAGCCCAAATATATAACCAAAGAATCAGTGAATGCCAACCATCAACAAGTGAAA gtcATGTAAGACTTTCTGATCATGGGACATGTTGTCACATTCAAAACCTTGATAAAACCAACATTTATTCTTTGGAAATGTCTCACAACGAAGAGAGTCCAACTTCCACTACTACCACAG gtaTAACCGAGGAGTTCATTACCGCACTGTTTTACTTCTACAGAAGCATGGGGGAACTGAAAGTGACCGAGACCGAATATGCCCTGCTTGTAGcaacaactgtgtttttttcag ACCGCCCGCTCCTGAGGAACAAGCGGCACGTAGAAGAGTTGCAGGAGCCGCTCCTCGGCATCCTCTACAAGTACTCCAAGATCCATCACCCTGAGGACCCCCAGCACTTCGCCCGCCTTATCGGGCGCCTCACGGAACTGCGCACCCTCAACCACACGCACGCGGAGGTGCTGGTGACGTGGAGAACAAAGGACCCCAGGCTGACCTCCCTGCTCTGCGAGATCTGGGATCTGCACTAG